The Chryseobacterium sp. 7 sequence CCATTGATTCAAAGAACGATTAATGAGCACGACAGACACAGCGGGCAGATATCCCTGCCTGGAGGTAAGCGTGAGGAAATGGACAGAGATTTTGCTGAAACTGCAGTTCGGGAAACTTCTGAAGAAATAGGAATAGATAAACATTATGTAAGGATTATCAGAGAAATGTCTCCTATTTATATACCACCGAGCAATTTTTACGTCTATCCTTATATTTCTTACACTAAAAAGGATCCTACCTTCGTTCTCCAGCAAACAGAAGCTGTGGAAACGATTGAATTTCCCATCACGTCCTTTCTGAACCTGTCAGATACCCCTGAACTTATGGCTCTGCCCAGTGCAAGCGGGCATGAGGTTCCTGTGATCAATTTCAACGGATACATCATCTGGGGTGCTACAGCAATGATATTAAGTGAATTCAGCCAGTTGCTGAAAAAAATGTAACTTTGCACTATCGTGTTTAATTGAGAGATGGCGAAGAAAAATATTTTCACCGATGCATTCGGAACTCCTTATTTTTTGAAAAGGTTTATTATTTTTATTTTAGGAATTGTTTCTTACAGAAGATTCAATGGCTTTAATAAGTTAAAAATAACCGGTACGGAACACCTTGTGGATCTTCCGGACTCCAACGTACTTTTTGTATCCAACCATCAAACCTATTTTGCGGATGTGGCAGCAATGTATCATGCCTTCTGTGCGGTGAACAACGGATATTTAAACACGATAAAAAACCCTATCTACCTACTGAACCCAAAGATCGATTTTTACTATGTAGCAGCAGAAGAAACCATGAATAAAGGTATTCTTCCCAAGATTTTCAAAATCGCCGGAGCTGTAACCGTAAAAAGAACTTGGAGAGCAGAAGGAAAGAATGTCAACAGAATGGTAGACATGAGTGAGGTAGATAATATTATGAAAGCATTGGACAATGGCTGGGTAGCTACTTTCCCTCAAGGAACTACATCAGCTTTTGCACAGGGACGAAGAGGAACTGCCAAGTTGGTAAAAAATCAGCGTCCTATTGTAATTCCAATCAAAATAAACGGATTCAGAAGAGCTTTTGATAAAAAAGGACTCCGCGTAAAGGTAACCGGTGTAAAACCTACGATGGAATTCAAAGCTCCTTTGGATATTGATTATGATAATGAAAAAGCACCGGAAATCTTACTGAAAATTATGACTGCCATTGAGCAGACAGAAGATTTCAATCTATTACACAGTTATGATGAAGAACTTAAAGCTAAAAAATTAGAACAAAAGGACTCA is a genomic window containing:
- a CDS encoding NUDIX hydrolase codes for the protein MENFGKDLLRKIKSVELPGEHAHGVFSPPYRPVFTYDEVLAKNPKFAAVNIVLYLKDNEWYFPLIQRTINEHDRHSGQISLPGGKREEMDRDFAETAVRETSEEIGIDKHYVRIIREMSPIYIPPSNFYVYPYISYTKKDPTFVLQQTEAVETIEFPITSFLNLSDTPELMALPSASGHEVPVINFNGYIIWGATAMILSEFSQLLKKM
- a CDS encoding lysophospholipid acyltransferase family protein; translated protein: MAKKNIFTDAFGTPYFLKRFIIFILGIVSYRRFNGFNKLKITGTEHLVDLPDSNVLFVSNHQTYFADVAAMYHAFCAVNNGYLNTIKNPIYLLNPKIDFYYVAAEETMNKGILPKIFKIAGAVTVKRTWRAEGKNVNRMVDMSEVDNIMKALDNGWVATFPQGTTSAFAQGRRGTAKLVKNQRPIVIPIKINGFRRAFDKKGLRVKVTGVKPTMEFKAPLDIDYDNEKAPEILLKIMTAIEQTEDFNLLHSYDEELKAKKLEQKDSNN